In Borreliella spielmanii, the DNA window GAACTCAAGCCTATAATTATTTAAAATTAGCAACTGCGTTACAAGAAGGATTTATTAAAGAAGATTATATAATAGAAAACGGCATTCACAATTCTCTTGATCTAATACAAGATAAAGAAAGTCCAACATTTAAAAAATCAAAAAAAAATCCAATAAAACCGTTAAGATTTCAACTTAAAAGTCAAGAAAGTTATGATTTTTACAAAAGCAATGCCAAATTTACAGGATTTTTATTAGATAAATTATTTAATAATGAAAAAGAAATAATTAAAAAAATTATGAAAGAATATAAAATGTTAAAAGGTTAATAAGGGGATTTTATGAACAATTTAGCTTA includes these proteins:
- a CDS encoding chromosome replication/partitioning protein, whose amino-acid sequence is MKIELNKRVLSEEKDPDIEKKIITNEDAIAHYNSLKDRLKANFRKEIFHKVDNIRILKEIKDNEYYKLDGYKSFFAFVKDYNIARTQAYNYLKLATALQEGFIKEDYIIENGIHNSLDLIQDKESPTFKKSKKNPIKPLRFQLKSQESYDFYKSNAKFTGFLLDKLFNNEKEIIKKIMKEYKMLKG